In Candidatus Defluviilinea proxima, a single genomic region encodes these proteins:
- a CDS encoding aminotransferase class III-fold pyridoxal phosphate-dependent enzyme — translation MTPAYSRIFNFVADRAEGSYIYTEDGRKFLDFTCGIGVTNTGHCHPKVVEAIREQAGNFIHAQANIVVHKPMLQLIDELRKITPQSIDSYFFANSGAEAVENAIKIARVATGRQNVIVFSGSFHGRSSGTMALTTSKTVYRTGFGPLPSGVFVSPFPYAFRLKMTEAEASEYALEQLEYLLASQTAPKDTAAILIESVLGEGGYVVPPKSFMKGLREICDRHKIMLIFDEVQSGFGRTGKWFAFEHFEIVPDIMTAAKGIASGMPLSGVFTSTDIMMRLDVGSIGGTYGGNALACAAAVGTIRAMRDEKMLENAEERGVQLMTGLRKFQEEYPQIGDVRGKGLMIGTEFVGEGGRTDKAKQMVKGIIHSAEEKGLLLLSCGTYDNTLRWIPPLNVTSEQINDGLKIFGEALGEVIK, via the coding sequence ATGACCCCGGCCTACTCGCGTATCTTCAACTTTGTTGCAGATCGTGCAGAAGGCTCCTATATCTACACAGAAGATGGACGTAAGTTCCTTGACTTCACCTGTGGCATCGGTGTGACAAACACAGGCCACTGTCATCCAAAGGTTGTTGAAGCTATCCGCGAACAAGCAGGGAACTTTATCCACGCGCAGGCGAATATCGTCGTCCACAAACCGATGTTGCAATTGATCGACGAGCTACGCAAGATCACACCTCAATCCATTGACTCGTACTTCTTTGCCAACTCAGGCGCAGAAGCGGTGGAGAACGCCATCAAGATCGCACGCGTGGCAACGGGACGTCAGAATGTGATCGTGTTCAGTGGCTCCTTCCACGGACGTTCCTCCGGCACGATGGCATTGACCACCTCCAAAACGGTCTACCGCACTGGCTTTGGCCCATTGCCCTCGGGTGTGTTCGTTTCGCCATTCCCCTATGCCTTCCGTTTGAAGATGACAGAGGCCGAAGCCTCTGAGTATGCATTGGAGCAACTGGAATATTTGCTTGCATCGCAAACTGCTCCAAAGGATACAGCGGCCATTTTGATCGAATCAGTTTTGGGTGAAGGAGGATACGTTGTTCCTCCGAAGTCGTTCATGAAAGGTTTGCGCGAGATCTGTGACCGTCACAAGATCATGCTGATCTTCGATGAAGTCCAATCAGGGTTTGGGCGCACAGGCAAATGGTTTGCGTTTGAACACTTTGAAATTGTGCCCGATATCATGACTGCCGCAAAAGGGATCGCCTCTGGTATGCCACTCTCGGGCGTCTTTACCAGTACCGACATTATGATGAGACTTGATGTCGGTTCCATTGGCGGAACGTATGGCGGCAACGCGCTCGCCTGTGCTGCAGCAGTCGGCACCATCCGTGCGATGCGTGATGAAAAAATGTTGGAGAATGCCGAAGAGCGCGGAGTCCAATTGATGACTGGGCTTCGAAAATTCCAGGAAGAATATCCGCAGATCGGTGATGTGCGCGGCAAAGGCCTGATGATCGGGACGGAATTCGTAGGCGAAGGTGGCCGAACAGACAAGGCCAAACAAATGGTCAAAGGTATTATTCACTCTGCAGAGGAGAAAGGTTTGTTACTTCTCTCTTGCGGAACCTACGATAACACCCTGCGCTGGATCCCGCCGTTGAATGTGACATCCGAACAGATCAATGATGGGTTGAAGATATTTGGGGAAGCGTTGGGAGAAGTAATCAAGTAA
- a CDS encoding aspartate aminotransferase family protein, with the protein MPELNRTKLNSLLQSEESLFHKTHPKSYELYQRARKSLHGGVPMLWMIRWAGSFPVFVKEAKGAHFTDVDGNEYIDLCLGDTGAMTGHSPEATVNAITEQIQKGITLMLPYEDVIWVGEELGRRFKLPYWQFALTATDANRFALRMARMITGRSKVLVFNYCYHGSVDETFITLDEEGTPMSRSNNMGPQVDPRFTTKVIEFNDIAALETVLAARDVAAVLAEPVMTNIGIIHPKPGYHDALREITRKYGTYLIIDETHTICTGPGGYTASFDLRPDFLTIGKPIAGGVPAAVYGFTEEVSKAFDAKLNVDDADVGGIGGTLAGNALSIAAMKATLQNVLTQEFYDKAIRLQEKFTEGVESVIKEFELPWIVKQLGNRSEYWFRPTPPKNGGEAFAAIDHELDRYMHLFALNRGILMTPFHNMALISPETTQDDVDTHTRVFREAVESLFG; encoded by the coding sequence ATGCCTGAATTAAATCGTACCAAACTGAACTCCCTCCTTCAATCCGAAGAATCCCTCTTCCACAAAACCCATCCAAAATCCTATGAACTCTATCAGCGTGCGCGCAAGTCATTGCATGGCGGCGTGCCGATGTTGTGGATGATCCGTTGGGCGGGTTCGTTTCCCGTTTTCGTCAAAGAGGCAAAAGGTGCTCACTTCACCGATGTAGATGGCAATGAATACATTGACCTCTGCCTCGGCGATACCGGCGCCATGACCGGGCATTCACCAGAAGCAACGGTCAACGCCATCACCGAGCAAATTCAAAAAGGCATCACGCTCATGCTCCCGTATGAAGATGTGATCTGGGTGGGCGAGGAATTGGGACGCCGCTTCAAACTTCCCTATTGGCAGTTTGCCCTCACCGCCACCGATGCGAATCGCTTTGCCCTTCGCATGGCGCGCATGATCACGGGGCGTTCGAAAGTTTTGGTTTTTAATTATTGCTATCATGGCTCCGTGGATGAAACCTTCATTACGCTCGACGAAGAAGGCACGCCCATGTCGCGCTCGAACAACATGGGCCCACAGGTGGATCCGCGTTTTACAACCAAGGTCATTGAGTTTAACGATATTGCCGCGCTCGAAACTGTCCTTGCGGCGCGCGATGTTGCGGCTGTCCTTGCTGAACCTGTGATGACCAACATCGGCATCATCCATCCCAAACCTGGATATCATGATGCCCTTCGTGAGATCACTCGCAAATATGGAACGTATCTCATCATCGATGAGACACACACCATCTGTACGGGTCCTGGCGGATACACCGCCTCATTCGACCTTCGACCTGATTTCCTCACGATTGGCAAACCCATCGCTGGAGGTGTTCCCGCGGCGGTGTATGGATTCACCGAGGAAGTGTCAAAGGCTTTTGATGCGAAGCTCAACGTGGACGATGCAGACGTTGGCGGCATTGGCGGAACATTAGCAGGCAACGCTTTGTCCATTGCGGCGATGAAGGCCACTCTGCAAAATGTGTTGACGCAAGAGTTCTACGATAAAGCTATTCGATTACAAGAGAAATTTACGGAAGGTGTTGAGTCTGTAATAAAAGAATTTGAATTGCCATGGATCGTGAAGCAACTTGGCAATCGTTCTGAGTATTGGTTCCGCCCAACTCCGCCCAAAAACGGAGGTGAAGCCTTCGCCGCCATCGACCACGAACTCGACCGCTACATGCACCTCTTCGCACTCAACCGTGGAATTCTGATGACCCCTTTTCACAACATGGCATTGATCTCGCCTGAAACCACACAAGATGATGTAGACACTCATACGAGGGTGTTCCGGGAAGCGGTTGAGAGTTTGTTCGGTTAA
- a CDS encoding AAA family ATPase codes for MDQPVIGTLLDSFGAFGQFNLGAYYVTCFGALPSSLKVSLPSEKPRDAVDSIMQMIDLQKNSFEPVTKDWRVDEIKKPEQDLFDEYAYELLFKSNSRRTAIQIMCHHHSLEITFAYDIKDQDTEAWILETSRQLQGTFKTTDKPKFKVLIAQDGMFNTEEVETSDFISIDIKELYNDDFVEVDTLINASIQKKESGMILLHGEPGTGKTTYIKHLISKFKEKKFIFIQNDFVKELLKPSFVAFLLQNKDALLIIEDAEKVVVARDSSTDESVVSTLLQLTDGLFSDFLNIKIICTFNTNLERIDKALLRKGRMIAKYNFTPLSAEKTAALAKKLGHEGVTGSLTLADIFGYDHQSFSKSTKRTIGFT; via the coding sequence ATGGATCAACCTGTCATCGGCACATTACTCGATTCGTTCGGCGCCTTTGGGCAGTTTAACCTGGGAGCCTACTATGTCACTTGCTTTGGGGCCCTGCCTTCTAGTTTGAAGGTCAGTTTGCCGTCTGAAAAGCCAAGGGACGCTGTGGACTCCATCATGCAGATGATCGATCTCCAAAAGAACTCCTTCGAGCCCGTTACCAAAGATTGGCGCGTGGACGAGATCAAAAAGCCTGAACAAGATCTCTTCGATGAATATGCCTACGAACTACTTTTCAAGAGTAATTCAAGGCGCACTGCGATCCAAATCATGTGTCACCATCATTCACTCGAGATCACCTTTGCCTACGACATCAAGGATCAAGATACAGAGGCATGGATCCTTGAAACCAGCCGCCAACTCCAAGGTACATTCAAGACAACTGACAAACCCAAGTTCAAGGTCTTGATCGCGCAGGATGGTATGTTTAACACTGAAGAAGTGGAAACCAGTGACTTCATTTCCATTGACATAAAAGAGTTATACAACGATGATTTTGTCGAGGTGGATACTCTGATCAACGCATCCATCCAGAAAAAGGAGTCGGGTATGATCCTGCTTCATGGTGAACCCGGCACCGGCAAAACGACTTACATCAAACACCTGATCAGCAAGTTCAAGGAAAAGAAGTTCATCTTTATCCAGAATGATTTTGTAAAGGAACTGTTGAAACCTTCGTTCGTCGCCTTCCTTTTGCAGAACAAGGATGCGCTCCTGATCATCGAAGATGCTGAGAAAGTTGTAGTGGCACGCGATAGCTCAACGGACGAATCGGTGGTGTCCACGCTTCTGCAATTGACCGATGGCCTGTTCAGCGACTTCCTGAACATCAAGATCATCTGCACCTTCAACACCAACCTCGAGCGGATCGATAAGGCGCTTCTCCGTAAGGGACGTATGATCGCCAAATATAACTTTACGCCACTCTCTGCAGAGAAGACAGCGGCGCTTGCGAAGAAGCTCGGTCACGAAGGCGTGACGGGCAGTCTCACGCTGGCAGATATCTTTGGTTACGATCACCAGAGTTTCAGCAAGTCTACCAAGCGAACGATAGGGTTCACATAA
- a CDS encoding aldehyde ferredoxin oxidoreductase, translating into MTDYKSQVWRVNVSEQTLKLESVPASWQRLGGRGLLARILFDEVDATCDPLGPGNKLIFAPGLLVGHMLSSTDRISVGGKSPLTGGIKEANAGGRTGLHMTHMGIHALVIEGQPKEDGFWVLHLSLNGAKWERADDLVGLGVYETAPKLLEKYGDKVAISLIGPGGEMQLKSARVQNIDKDKVPSRIAARGGLGAVMGSKGLKAIVFDHAGGQKPPVVNPEAFKIATKDYTKSVMEHPQSITYRDYSTAAIAAMCQSFAALTVKNFSRGTFDKVDHVDGDALREFTLKRGKPSDPSHACMAGCTIKCSNILGGEDGKVIVSPLEYETIGLMGINLEIDSLESIGRLNWQVNDLGLDSIEIGGALGVAAEAGLMRWGNEEDALKLIDEIRKGTELGRVLGNGAVSTGKAYNIERVPAVKGQAMSGYEPRSIKGTGVTYATTPQGADHTCGLTIRAQVNHLDPTVQKDPSLNAQLNMAGYDTLGACIFAGFGYAATPDGVVKRLLSARYGWDDLPDNILQALGKETIKMEREFNKRAGFTKEDDRLPKWMTEEAIPENGAVFDVSEDVLDHIFDDL; encoded by the coding sequence ATGACTGACTATAAATCACAGGTTTGGCGTGTTAATGTGAGTGAGCAAACGCTGAAACTTGAATCTGTCCCCGCTTCATGGCAACGCCTCGGCGGTCGTGGACTTTTGGCCCGTATCCTGTTCGATGAAGTGGATGCCACCTGTGACCCTCTCGGCCCCGGCAATAAATTGATCTTCGCCCCGGGCTTGTTAGTGGGTCATATGCTTTCCTCCACAGATAGGATTTCGGTTGGTGGAAAATCTCCTTTAACCGGTGGTATCAAAGAAGCCAATGCTGGCGGTCGGACAGGCTTGCACATGACGCACATGGGCATCCATGCGCTTGTTATTGAAGGCCAGCCAAAAGAAGACGGTTTCTGGGTTTTACATCTTTCACTCAATGGTGCTAAATGGGAACGTGCAGATGATTTAGTTGGTTTGGGTGTTTATGAAACTGCTCCAAAGCTGTTGGAGAAATATGGAGATAAAGTTGCCATCTCCTTGATCGGCCCCGGCGGTGAGATGCAATTGAAGTCGGCGCGAGTGCAAAATATTGATAAAGATAAAGTCCCTTCGAGGATTGCCGCTCGTGGTGGTCTCGGCGCGGTGATGGGTTCGAAGGGATTAAAAGCCATCGTGTTTGACCATGCCGGTGGGCAGAAGCCGCCTGTCGTGAATCCTGAAGCGTTCAAAATCGCAACAAAAGATTATACAAAGTCGGTCATGGAACACCCGCAATCCATTACATATCGTGACTATAGCACAGCGGCGATTGCGGCGATGTGTCAGAGTTTTGCGGCGTTGACCGTCAAAAATTTTTCGCGTGGCACGTTCGATAAAGTAGATCACGTAGACGGCGATGCACTGCGTGAATTTACTTTGAAGCGCGGCAAACCGTCGGACCCGTCACATGCGTGTATGGCGGGGTGCACGATCAAATGCTCGAATATTTTGGGTGGGGAGGATGGCAAGGTCATTGTCTCGCCGCTTGAATATGAGACGATCGGTTTGATGGGTATCAACCTTGAGATCGATTCACTCGAGTCAATTGGACGGTTGAATTGGCAGGTCAATGACTTGGGACTTGATTCGATTGAGATCGGCGGTGCGCTGGGTGTTGCGGCCGAAGCAGGTTTGATGCGCTGGGGCAATGAAGAAGATGCGTTGAAGTTGATTGACGAAATTCGCAAAGGCACCGAATTGGGACGCGTGCTCGGGAATGGCGCGGTCAGCACGGGGAAAGCCTATAACATTGAGCGTGTGCCTGCCGTGAAGGGACAAGCCATGTCTGGCTATGAACCGCGTTCGATCAAAGGGACTGGCGTAACGTACGCTACAACTCCGCAGGGCGCAGATCATACCTGCGGACTCACCATCCGCGCGCAAGTTAATCATCTCGACCCGACCGTACAAAAAGATCCATCGCTCAACGCACAGTTGAACATGGCTGGTTACGATACTCTGGGCGCGTGCATCTTTGCGGGCTTCGGTTACGCCGCCACGCCTGATGGCGTTGTCAAACGTTTGTTATCTGCCCGTTATGGCTGGGACGATCTGCCCGATAACATTTTGCAGGCATTAGGTAAAGAGACCATCAAGATGGAGCGCGAGTTCAATAAGCGTGCAGGCTTTACCAAGGAAGATGACCGTTTGCCCAAGTGGATGACCGAAGAAGCGATCCCTGAAAATGGCGCAGTGTTTGATGTGAGTGAAGATGTGCTCGATCATATTTTTGATGATCTGTAA
- a CDS encoding DUF4870 domain-containing protein, whose translation MSNNSDLANTHIYKPKRWTLALNVFSLFFMGIIMGIPLMAFVLMIVSFFQAQKSFDTFAIVFGCLLIPIIILLVFNLVQITISTIMSFFSYVKISPDGIEQKNLPYKHIRCNWSDVDELGKFFLFTDVLYLNSYEVIGFSLSLKSPFRFLRPTQGFISLTGYEGWPDGQLASDIKQYAPKLFENQPIPQETQSEKKEVQKEIQAIETPLISQEVRLLAAISHASVLFPNIGFFVPIGIYLTQKKKSSYLGFQSLQALIWQIVMLVFSMLASSCMVGSIFIPVLLTSATHNEKFIGVTGGGIFMAIIISVLVMTIGNLGFIIYAIIGALMTYQGKDFRYIFIANRIYKSKSAKSTNSA comes from the coding sequence ATGAGTAATAATTCCGACTTGGCAAACACACATATTTACAAACCAAAGCGATGGACTCTCGCCCTTAATGTTTTTTCCTTGTTTTTCATGGGAATAATTATGGGAATTCCCCTCATGGCATTTGTGCTAATGATAGTTTCGTTTTTCCAAGCCCAAAAAAGTTTCGACACATTTGCTATTGTCTTTGGTTGTCTCTTAATCCCAATAATCATTTTGTTAGTTTTCAATCTCGTCCAAATAACCATTAGCACCATTATGTCATTTTTCTCTTATGTGAAAATCTCGCCTGATGGAATTGAGCAAAAGAATTTGCCTTATAAGCATATTCGATGTAATTGGTCTGATGTAGATGAACTTGGAAAGTTCTTTTTGTTCACTGATGTTCTCTATCTAAATTCCTATGAAGTTATTGGTTTTTCCTTGTCGCTAAAATCGCCGTTTAGGTTTTTGCGTCCCACGCAAGGTTTTATATCTCTCACGGGTTACGAAGGTTGGCCAGATGGCCAATTGGCGAGTGACATAAAACAATATGCGCCAAAACTGTTTGAAAATCAGCCGATTCCCCAAGAAACTCAGTCAGAGAAAAAGGAAGTCCAGAAAGAAATTCAAGCGATAGAAACGCCCTTAATAAGTCAGGAAGTCCGTTTGTTAGCGGCAATTTCCCATGCTTCTGTTTTATTTCCCAACATTGGGTTTTTTGTTCCTATCGGTATTTATTTGACTCAAAAGAAAAAATCATCTTATCTCGGCTTTCAGTCATTGCAGGCGTTAATCTGGCAAATCGTTATGCTTGTGTTCAGTATGTTGGCGTCATCTTGTATGGTAGGTTCAATTTTCATCCCTGTTTTGCTAACTTCTGCTACACATAACGAAAAATTTATTGGCGTTACGGGTGGCGGTATCTTTATGGCAATAATCATAAGCGTATTAGTGATGACCATTGGAAATCTTGGATTTATAATCTACGCCATCATTGGCGCATTAATGACATATCAAGGAAAAGATTTTCGTTATATCTTTATTGCCAATCGTATTTATAAAAGCAAAAGTGCTAAATCAACAAACAGCGCCTAA
- a CDS encoding glycosyltransferase: MYRIAMLSYHTCPLATLGGKDTGGMNVYVRELTRQLGQMGIHVDVFTRSQDDHVPHVLHELGYGNRVVHVPAGPEHPIPNKQELANYIPEFVEGVDAFAKEKGIKYDIIHSHYWMSGIAAASLSDLWAGTPIVNMFHTLGEMKNRVAQSEAEREGAYRVNGEKQVIRRVDRIIVATLAEMTQLRFLYKADQNKMVVIPPGVDLSHFYPIPADESKAYVGLQPESRMILFVGRIERLKGVDTLLEAMACLKLKDGSRPVHLAIIGGDPSASREQMTTEMARLKDLCESLGLDQSVVFLGKRDQDKLPYFYSAADVLVMPSHYESFGMVALEAMACGTPVIASEVGGLAYLVRDGETGFTIPAEEPEMLCDKLSWLLNDGELHAKMSKQAAEYAKDYAWEKIAQQIVGVYKELLEQN, from the coding sequence ATGTATCGAATCGCAATGCTCTCTTATCACACCTGTCCGCTCGCTACACTGGGTGGCAAAGACACCGGCGGCATGAATGTCTACGTCCGCGAACTCACACGTCAACTTGGCCAAATGGGCATCCATGTAGATGTCTTCACGCGCTCGCAGGATGACCATGTCCCTCATGTTTTGCACGAACTTGGCTATGGCAATCGCGTTGTCCATGTGCCTGCCGGGCCTGAACATCCCATTCCGAACAAGCAGGAACTCGCGAATTACATCCCTGAATTTGTGGAAGGCGTCGATGCCTTTGCAAAAGAAAAGGGGATTAAGTACGACATTATCCACAGTCATTACTGGATGAGCGGCATTGCCGCCGCGTCTCTTTCGGACCTTTGGGCTGGTACGCCCATCGTCAACATGTTCCACACTTTGGGCGAGATGAAGAACCGGGTGGCGCAATCTGAGGCAGAACGCGAAGGTGCATATCGGGTCAATGGGGAGAAGCAAGTCATCCGTCGTGTGGACCGGATCATCGTCGCAACATTGGCGGAAATGACCCAACTCCGATTTCTTTATAAGGCTGATCAAAACAAAATGGTTGTCATCCCACCCGGTGTGGACTTAAGCCATTTCTATCCGATCCCTGCTGACGAATCAAAGGCATATGTTGGCCTGCAACCTGAGAGTCGTATGATCCTATTTGTGGGGCGTATCGAACGGTTGAAAGGTGTAGATACGTTGCTTGAGGCGATGGCTTGCCTAAAGTTAAAGGACGGTAGTCGTCCTGTACATCTTGCCATCATCGGTGGTGATCCTTCTGCCAGCCGTGAACAAATGACAACGGAAATGGCGCGCCTGAAAGATTTATGCGAGTCACTAGGATTAGATCAATCAGTTGTTTTTTTGGGAAAACGCGACCAGGATAAACTGCCGTATTTTTATTCCGCCGCTGATGTATTGGTGATGCCTTCGCATTATGAGTCGTTTGGTATGGTTGCACTCGAAGCGATGGCATGCGGCACCCCGGTCATTGCCTCGGAGGTGGGTGGGTTGGCCTACCTTGTGCGTGATGGCGAAACAGGATTCACGATTCCCGCCGAGGAACCAGAAATGTTGTGTGATAAATTGTCATGGTTGCTGAACGATGGAGAACTCCATGCAAAAATGAGCAAACAAGCCGCAGAGTATGCGAAAGATTATGCCTGGGAAAAGATTGCTCAACAAATTGTGGGGGTATATAAAGAGTTGCTAGAACAGAATTAG
- a CDS encoding methyltransferase domain-containing protein has product MNNQLNLSVVVIAHEKTKKLIETISQIHSTLKLLSVEYEILIVSCRFDEQARKTLQQNNCTILIPQTAGYGDSVLTGIHHSTGRYIITMDADQTHPATFLKELWEARDNADVVVASRYIAKGQTQTPILRKFLSKFLNIAFSRGLDLPVHDMSSGFRLYKGHVVKNLTTESKNFDVLQEILVKILMAGYHVSEIPFKYRSVDSAYTRMTKFGLAYLRAFSRLWKLRNSIASADYDARAYNAMMPPQRYWQRQRYKHITGMLKGKGKCLDVGCGSSRIIGALPNGSIALDILIRKLRYSRRFGHMTVQGSIFDLPVPASSFPCVLCSQVIEHVPRANVLDELDRVLEPGGYLILGTPDYAKWQWNVIEWLYKVLLPQAYADEHITHYTFQELYDELVIKRGYKLETTRYILQGELILGLRKRPVY; this is encoded by the coding sequence ATGAATAATCAACTCAATCTATCTGTAGTCGTTATTGCACATGAAAAAACAAAAAAGCTTATAGAGACAATCTCGCAAATTCACTCAACCCTAAAGTTGCTCTCTGTGGAATATGAAATTCTTATCGTATCCTGTCGTTTTGACGAGCAAGCCCGGAAGACACTCCAACAGAACAATTGTACAATTCTAATTCCGCAGACAGCTGGATATGGGGATAGTGTCCTAACAGGAATTCACCACTCGACTGGCAGATATATCATTACCATGGATGCAGACCAGACACATCCGGCAACCTTTCTGAAAGAGCTATGGGAGGCTAGAGATAACGCTGATGTTGTTGTTGCATCTCGATATATCGCCAAAGGACAAACACAAACCCCAATTCTTCGCAAGTTCCTGAGCAAGTTTCTAAATATTGCTTTCAGTCGCGGGTTAGATTTACCCGTACATGACATGTCCAGCGGGTTTCGTTTATATAAAGGCCATGTTGTCAAGAACTTAACAACTGAGAGCAAGAATTTTGATGTCTTACAGGAAATACTTGTAAAGATTTTAATGGCGGGTTACCATGTTAGCGAAATCCCGTTTAAATACCGGTCAGTCGACTCCGCATATACGCGAATGACAAAATTCGGGCTGGCATACTTGAGAGCTTTTTCCCGCCTTTGGAAACTACGAAATTCTATCGCTAGTGCAGATTATGATGCACGTGCCTACAATGCTATGATGCCTCCACAACGCTATTGGCAAAGACAACGCTACAAACACATTACAGGCATGTTGAAAGGCAAAGGAAAATGCCTAGATGTAGGTTGTGGGTCTAGCCGCATTATTGGAGCACTTCCTAATGGTAGCATCGCCCTGGACATTTTGATTCGAAAACTTCGATATTCCCGTCGTTTTGGACATATGACCGTTCAAGGATCTATCTTCGATCTGCCTGTCCCTGCATCGTCCTTCCCGTGCGTCCTATGTTCGCAAGTAATCGAACATGTGCCGCGTGCAAATGTACTGGATGAGCTGGACCGTGTTCTAGAACCCGGTGGATATCTTATTCTGGGAACACCTGATTATGCCAAATGGCAATGGAATGTCATTGAGTGGTTATACAAAGTTCTCTTGCCCCAAGCTTATGCCGATGAACATATCACCCATTACACATTCCAAGAACTCTACGATGAGCTTGTAATTAAACGTGGCTACAAACTGGAAACGACACGCTATATCCTGCAAGGGGAATTGATTTTAGGATTACGAAAACGACCTGTGTATTAG
- a CDS encoding DUF2029 domain-containing protein, whose product MGSSHLFTRNRLIVAFITIAGLLILNTLWGIASTTNLGGGDFWGYWSATFLLRNGQNPYDPDAMRLVQATQMHTGLDFTIMSWNPPTLFVVILPLTLLSITSAKFIWLIANLTLIATTILMLIKLYLPQDNAKLKLMFLLLAFLMPQILSGVYVGQVTILVTFGLVTSMILIRKNHWFWAGAILILTTIKPHLVVLQIIYLFLYMIQRKKIQGWAGILLAGSVFLVILFGLRPQLISDLVGLSKIAPTKWYTPTIGGWISFIGATEIARYLIVLFLPIPFILAKYHTSFSMELSIALLTLITVPFTFFGWSYDQVILLIPIAQIFYWLYQLRAVALKYVLSTFMILVVVINYYQKVTDTYEVYYVWVPLFWCLVFGITWYYYYTRLTYIHE is encoded by the coding sequence GTGGGATCATCGCACTTGTTTACTCGAAATCGATTAATAGTAGCTTTTATCACAATAGCAGGCCTATTAATTCTTAATACTTTATGGGGTATTGCCTCAACAACAAACTTAGGTGGGGGTGATTTTTGGGGATATTGGTCAGCCACATTCTTATTGCGGAATGGACAAAACCCCTATGACCCGGATGCAATGAGATTAGTCCAAGCCACCCAAATGCATACAGGGCTAGATTTCACCATTATGTCATGGAATCCTCCGACATTATTTGTGGTTATTTTACCGCTTACGTTACTATCCATTACATCGGCAAAGTTCATCTGGCTAATCGCCAACCTAACCCTGATCGCGACCACCATCTTGATGCTCATAAAGTTGTACTTACCACAGGATAATGCAAAGCTAAAATTGATGTTTCTTCTCTTGGCTTTTCTTATGCCTCAGATATTATCCGGGGTCTATGTTGGTCAGGTAACCATATTAGTGACCTTTGGGTTGGTTACAAGTATGATACTTATTAGAAAAAACCATTGGTTCTGGGCTGGGGCAATCTTAATTCTTACAACAATCAAACCCCATCTTGTTGTCTTACAAATAATTTATTTATTTCTATACATGATACAGAGGAAAAAAATTCAGGGATGGGCAGGGATATTACTAGCCGGAAGTGTATTTCTCGTTATCCTCTTTGGGTTACGGCCCCAGCTTATCAGCGACCTCGTTGGGTTGTCAAAAATTGCACCCACAAAATGGTATACACCAACGATTGGCGGATGGATCAGTTTCATCGGTGCTACCGAAATCGCCCGCTATTTGATTGTGTTGTTTTTGCCCATACCATTTATACTGGCAAAATACCATACAAGTTTCAGCATGGAGTTATCTATCGCGCTACTTACACTTATAACCGTTCCCTTTACATTCTTCGGCTGGAGTTACGATCAGGTCATACTTTTAATACCTATTGCGCAGATATTTTACTGGCTGTACCAATTAAGAGCAGTAGCATTAAAATATGTACTTTCCACATTTATGATCCTAGTAGTCGTGATTAACTACTATCAAAAGGTAACCGACACTTATGAAGTTTACTATGTCTGGGTTCCCTTATTCTGGTGTCTGGTTTTTGGTATCACATGGTATTACTACTATACAAGGCTAACCTATATTCATGAATAA